From [Clostridium] symbiosum, a single genomic window includes:
- a CDS encoding tartrate dehydrogenase, with protein sequence MKVHKIAVIPGDGVGPEVIREGVRVLKKAAELDGSFRFEFTWFPWGCEYYLKNGRMMEEDGISQLEKFDAIYLGAVGYPGVPDHISLWDLLLVIRKSFDQYVNLRPIVLLKGAPCPLKDVKREEVDMIFVRENSEGEYAGSGSWLYRGKPNEVVIQDGVFSRVGCERIIRYAFELAREKKKSLTSISKGNALNYSMVFWDQIFKEVSAEYPDVETHSYLVDAASMLMVKEPWRFEIVVTSNLFGDILTDLGAAIAGGMGLAAGANLNPERKYPSMFEPIHGSAPDIAGQGKANPLAAIWSASQMMDFFGHEDWGKKILSSIEAVLEEGKSLTPDLGGTATTEETAGKVIEMLCSGR encoded by the coding sequence ATGAAAGTACATAAAATAGCCGTAATACCCGGAGACGGTGTAGGCCCGGAGGTAATCAGGGAAGGAGTGCGGGTTCTTAAGAAGGCCGCTGAACTGGATGGAAGTTTCCGGTTTGAGTTTACCTGGTTTCCCTGGGGCTGTGAATATTATCTGAAAAATGGCCGCATGATGGAGGAGGACGGAATCAGCCAACTGGAGAAATTTGATGCAATCTATCTCGGGGCCGTGGGATATCCGGGAGTGCCGGATCATATTTCACTGTGGGATCTTCTGCTTGTAATAAGGAAGAGTTTCGACCAGTATGTGAACCTGAGGCCGATTGTGCTTTTGAAGGGTGCACCCTGCCCTCTGAAGGACGTGAAGCGGGAAGAGGTTGATATGATCTTTGTGCGGGAAAACAGTGAGGGGGAGTACGCCGGAAGCGGAAGCTGGCTGTACAGGGGGAAACCGAATGAAGTAGTAATACAGGACGGCGTTTTTTCGAGAGTGGGCTGCGAGAGAATTATCCGGTATGCCTTTGAGCTGGCAAGGGAAAAGAAGAAATCCCTTACGAGCATCAGCAAGGGAAATGCGCTCAATTATTCTATGGTATTCTGGGATCAGATTTTTAAGGAGGTCAGTGCGGAATACCCCGATGTGGAAACACATTCCTACCTGGTGGATGCAGCAAGTATGCTGATGGTGAAAGAACCGTGGCGGTTTGAGATTGTCGTGACATCCAACCTGTTTGGTGATATTTTGACGGATCTCGGAGCTGCCATAGCCGGAGGAATGGGACTGGCCGCCGGAGCCAACCTGAATCCGGAGCGAAAATATCCCTCCATGTTTGAGCCGATTCACGGCTCCGCGCCGGACATAGCGGGTCAGGGAAAAGCGAATCCCCTGGCGGCAATATGGTCCGCCAGCCAGATGATGGATTTCTTCGGCCATGAGGACTGGGGGAAAAAGATTTTGTCTTCTATTGAGGCTGTTTTGGAAGAGGGGAAATCTCTGACACCGGATCTTGGCGGTACCGCCACAACGGAGGAGACTGCCGGAAAAGTGATTGAGATGCTTTGCAGCGGCAGATAA